The following proteins come from a genomic window of Montipora foliosa isolate CH-2021 chromosome 2, ASM3666993v2, whole genome shotgun sequence:
- the LOC137993417 gene encoding uncharacterized protein isoform X3 — MDLKGNMYFHWNFLFCKDDIIKRLVNGTYNLVRPMSQWGLSKDLPAMNCKDLKLKVPSATSGVYWIDPDAGSLGNAFQAYCDQQTDGGGWTLVWSYTFTAYSSFTSGANAVTPRPTWKASGANTRVSTTVPLSETNYDAMNFALWRVIGNETLIKSNINNWIVCKEGSGSIVMQKAGSVNCKLVKQVSQQCAGVVPNSFKPVHSYGPYLSSSSLYYFFDGFTGGGWPTHDPCGRNQANQLKGVANPHGNIFVR, encoded by the exons ATGGACCTCAAAGGAAATATGTACTTCCACTGGAATTTCTTGTTCTGTAAGGATGACATCATAAAACGACTGGTTAACGGAACGTACAATTTGGTACGCCCAATGTCCCAGTGGG GTTTGTCTAAGGATCTTCCAGCGATGAATTGCAAGGACCTTAAGCTTAAAGTGCCTTCTGCCACTTCAGGCGTTTATTGGATTGACCCAGATGCTGGCTCTCTTGGTAACGCTTTCCAAGCCTACTGTGATCAGCAGACGGACGGTGGGGGCTGGACTCTAGTTTGGAGTTACACCTTTACAGCTTACTCAAGTTTTACGAGCGGAGCGAATGCTGTAACTCCGCGTCCCACCTGGAAGGCCAGCGGTGCTAACACTCGAGTGTCTACAACAGTTCCATTGAGCGAGACCAATTACGATGCCATGAACTTTGCTTTATGGCGCGTTATTGGTAACGAAACCTTGATCAAAAGCAACATCAACAACTGGATCGTTTGCAAGGAAGGCAGTGGAAGCATTGTGATGCAGAAGGCGGGATCAGTCAACTGTAAACTAGTTAAACAGGTCTCACAGCAATGCGCAGGAGTGGTTCCAAACTCATTTAAACCAGTTCATAGCTATGGGCCTTATCTCTCCAGCAGCAGCCTTTACTATTTCTTTGATGGTTTCACAGGCGGTGGTTGGCCTACGCATGATCCTTGTGGTAGAAATCAAGCAAATCAGTTAAAAGGTGTGGCTAATCCACATGGCAATATTTTCGTTCGTTAA
- the LOC137993417 gene encoding uncharacterized protein isoform X2: MLFFFFWCFLLISSPFSIGGSEKRYKVLEMDLKGNMYFHWNFLFCKDDIIKRLVNGTYNLVRPMSQWGLSKDLPAMNCKDLKLKVPSATSGVYWIDPDAGSLGNAFQAYCDQQTDGGGWTLVWSYTFTAYSSFTSGANAVTPRPTWKASGANTRVSTTVPLSETNYDAMNFALWRVIGNETLIKSNINNWIVCKEGSGSIVMQKAGSVNCKLVKQVSQQCAGVVPNSFKPVHSYGPYLSSSSLYYFFDGFTGGGWPTHDPCGRNQANQLKGVANPHGNIFVR, encoded by the exons atgttgtttttttttttttggtgtttcttGCTCATCAGTTCACCTTTCTCGATCGGAGG TTCTGAGAAGAGGTACAAAGTGTTGGAGATGGACCTCAAAGGAAATATGTACTTCCACTGGAATTTCTTGTTCTGTAAGGATGACATCATAAAACGACTGGTTAACGGAACGTACAATTTGGTACGCCCAATGTCCCAGTGGG GTTTGTCTAAGGATCTTCCAGCGATGAATTGCAAGGACCTTAAGCTTAAAGTGCCTTCTGCCACTTCAGGCGTTTATTGGATTGACCCAGATGCTGGCTCTCTTGGTAACGCTTTCCAAGCCTACTGTGATCAGCAGACGGACGGTGGGGGCTGGACTCTAGTTTGGAGTTACACCTTTACAGCTTACTCAAGTTTTACGAGCGGAGCGAATGCTGTAACTCCGCGTCCCACCTGGAAGGCCAGCGGTGCTAACACTCGAGTGTCTACAACAGTTCCATTGAGCGAGACCAATTACGATGCCATGAACTTTGCTTTATGGCGCGTTATTGGTAACGAAACCTTGATCAAAAGCAACATCAACAACTGGATCGTTTGCAAGGAAGGCAGTGGAAGCATTGTGATGCAGAAGGCGGGATCAGTCAACTGTAAACTAGTTAAACAGGTCTCACAGCAATGCGCAGGAGTGGTTCCAAACTCATTTAAACCAGTTCATAGCTATGGGCCTTATCTCTCCAGCAGCAGCCTTTACTATTTCTTTGATGGTTTCACAGGCGGTGGTTGGCCTACGCATGATCCTTGTGGTAGAAATCAAGCAAATCAGTTAAAAGGTGTGGCTAATCCACATGGCAATATTTTCGTTCGTTAA
- the LOC137993417 gene encoding uncharacterized protein isoform X1, translating into MILPEQLDKVLERFYNYGCERNLSPTTLKSSEKRYKVLEMDLKGNMYFHWNFLFCKDDIIKRLVNGTYNLVRPMSQWGLSKDLPAMNCKDLKLKVPSATSGVYWIDPDAGSLGNAFQAYCDQQTDGGGWTLVWSYTFTAYSSFTSGANAVTPRPTWKASGANTRVSTTVPLSETNYDAMNFALWRVIGNETLIKSNINNWIVCKEGSGSIVMQKAGSVNCKLVKQVSQQCAGVVPNSFKPVHSYGPYLSSSSLYYFFDGFTGGGWPTHDPCGRNQANQLKGVANPHGNIFVR; encoded by the exons TTCTGAGAAGAGGTACAAAGTGTTGGAGATGGACCTCAAAGGAAATATGTACTTCCACTGGAATTTCTTGTTCTGTAAGGATGACATCATAAAACGACTGGTTAACGGAACGTACAATTTGGTACGCCCAATGTCCCAGTGGG GTTTGTCTAAGGATCTTCCAGCGATGAATTGCAAGGACCTTAAGCTTAAAGTGCCTTCTGCCACTTCAGGCGTTTATTGGATTGACCCAGATGCTGGCTCTCTTGGTAACGCTTTCCAAGCCTACTGTGATCAGCAGACGGACGGTGGGGGCTGGACTCTAGTTTGGAGTTACACCTTTACAGCTTACTCAAGTTTTACGAGCGGAGCGAATGCTGTAACTCCGCGTCCCACCTGGAAGGCCAGCGGTGCTAACACTCGAGTGTCTACAACAGTTCCATTGAGCGAGACCAATTACGATGCCATGAACTTTGCTTTATGGCGCGTTATTGGTAACGAAACCTTGATCAAAAGCAACATCAACAACTGGATCGTTTGCAAGGAAGGCAGTGGAAGCATTGTGATGCAGAAGGCGGGATCAGTCAACTGTAAACTAGTTAAACAGGTCTCACAGCAATGCGCAGGAGTGGTTCCAAACTCATTTAAACCAGTTCATAGCTATGGGCCTTATCTCTCCAGCAGCAGCCTTTACTATTTCTTTGATGGTTTCACAGGCGGTGGTTGGCCTACGCATGATCCTTGTGGTAGAAATCAAGCAAATCAGTTAAAAGGTGTGGCTAATCCACATGGCAATATTTTCGTTCGTTAA